Proteins from a genomic interval of Xanthomonas sp. AM6:
- a CDS encoding TonB-dependent receptor, with the protein MVAHAQAADASAPATPAEAGDQVSTLDQVQVVGQATTYAKTSVSKEMLDRQFAMGSVNDVLNELPGVIVTEADAFGSSDWGTQISMRGFVSNRDTQQIGTTIDGLPNGGSAYGGGAKANRFIDPLDLETVEVSQGTADIASRSNEALGGTLNYLTGEPLDAQRVRVAVGIGDNDARKYYARYDTGLIGSTKAWLSASHSSNDDWIDGSGHTTRDHLAGKFDSDLGAWKLSGYLSYDDADESEYTSVTPEQFARDPEHDLLTGTLTGIPYLDQNYRSGSRALRKNTFGYLRGAFDGGNGFKATLAGYAHRLEGRGDWIPPYLVDVSNDGSGNPESEFRGGRTVYGGSDLGKIYFVTPSGAAATLLAGCSGSATVPAESNPACYPAGSQAVQSYRHSHYDNDRAGFTADAEWRAALGAIDNTVRAGVWLEKYQRSVTRDWHRLLNVGTDIAFDHTPYWVQFKDKYDTDERMYYVEDLMRYGDFAWRVGVKQFFVDQTRDRRIGDSQHAGSDAHSDPLFSAGLTWTTPVKGLEAFAGYSQNFAAIPSGVLGETDPVALSRVKPETADNIELGLRISRWPLTGSVTVYDIRFDNRIVYVPANFVDGIDYLGETDGVYENFGGVHARGVEAALGYGWDNGWRINGAYTFNKATYLGSGDAARDTALEIAPGSQVIGQPRHTLVASADWQGQAWAFGLSGRYLGKRYLDASNSASLDGVTTFDAHLGLSLSELSAQLQGLKLDLNVSNLTDKRYLEGVDGSDSAFIAAPRTVGLTLTLDL; encoded by the coding sequence ATGGTCGCCCACGCCCAGGCCGCCGATGCAAGCGCTCCCGCCACGCCCGCCGAGGCCGGCGATCAGGTCTCCACCCTGGACCAGGTGCAGGTCGTCGGCCAGGCCACCACCTATGCCAAGACCAGCGTCAGCAAGGAGATGCTGGACCGCCAGTTCGCGATGGGCAGCGTCAACGACGTGCTCAACGAGCTGCCCGGGGTGATCGTGACCGAGGCCGACGCGTTCGGTTCCTCCGACTGGGGCACGCAGATCAGCATGCGCGGCTTCGTCAGCAACCGCGACACCCAGCAGATCGGCACCACCATCGACGGCCTGCCCAACGGCGGCTCGGCCTACGGCGGCGGCGCCAAGGCCAACCGCTTCATCGACCCGCTGGACCTGGAGACGGTGGAAGTCAGCCAGGGCACCGCCGACATCGCCTCGCGCTCCAACGAAGCGCTGGGCGGCACGCTCAACTACCTGACCGGCGAACCGCTCGACGCGCAGCGCGTGCGCGTGGCGGTGGGCATCGGCGACAACGACGCGCGCAAGTACTACGCGCGCTACGACACCGGCCTGATCGGCAGCACCAAGGCCTGGCTCAGCGCCTCGCACAGCAGCAACGACGACTGGATCGACGGCAGCGGCCACACCACCCGCGACCACCTGGCCGGCAAGTTCGACAGCGATCTGGGCGCGTGGAAGCTCAGCGGCTACCTGTCCTACGACGACGCCGACGAATCGGAATACACCAGCGTCACCCCCGAGCAGTTCGCGCGCGATCCCGAGCACGACCTGCTGACCGGCACGCTGACCGGCATTCCCTACCTCGACCAGAACTACCGCTCCGGCTCGCGCGCCCTGCGCAAGAACACCTTCGGCTACCTGCGCGGCGCGTTCGACGGCGGCAACGGCTTCAAGGCCACGCTGGCCGGCTACGCGCACCGCCTGGAAGGCCGCGGCGACTGGATCCCGCCGTACCTGGTGGACGTGAGCAACGACGGCAGCGGCAACCCGGAATCGGAATTCCGCGGCGGGCGCACCGTGTACGGCGGCAGCGACCTGGGCAAGATCTACTTCGTCACCCCCAGCGGCGCGGCGGCGACGCTGCTTGCCGGCTGCAGCGGCAGCGCCACCGTGCCGGCCGAATCGAACCCGGCCTGCTACCCGGCCGGCTCGCAAGCGGTGCAGTCCTACCGCCACAGCCACTACGACAACGACCGCGCCGGGTTCACCGCCGATGCCGAATGGCGTGCCGCGCTGGGCGCGATCGACAACACCGTGCGCGCCGGCGTGTGGCTGGAGAAGTACCAGCGCAGCGTCACCCGCGACTGGCACCGCCTGCTCAACGTCGGCACCGACATCGCCTTCGACCACACCCCGTACTGGGTGCAGTTCAAGGACAAGTACGACACCGACGAGCGCATGTACTACGTCGAGGACCTGATGCGCTACGGCGATTTCGCCTGGCGCGTGGGCGTCAAGCAGTTCTTCGTCGACCAGACCCGCGACCGCCGCATCGGCGACAGCCAGCACGCCGGATCGGACGCGCACTCCGACCCGCTGTTCTCCGCCGGCCTGACCTGGACCACGCCGGTGAAGGGCCTGGAAGCCTTCGCCGGCTACTCGCAGAACTTCGCCGCGATCCCCTCCGGCGTGCTCGGCGAGACCGACCCGGTGGCGCTGAGCCGGGTCAAGCCCGAGACCGCCGACAACATCGAGCTGGGCCTGCGCATCAGCCGCTGGCCGCTGACCGGCAGCGTCACCGTCTACGACATCCGCTTCGACAACCGCATCGTCTACGTGCCGGCCAACTTCGTCGACGGCATCGACTACCTGGGCGAGACCGACGGCGTCTACGAGAACTTCGGCGGCGTGCATGCGCGCGGCGTGGAAGCGGCGCTGGGCTACGGCTGGGACAACGGCTGGCGGATCAACGGCGCCTACACCTTCAACAAGGCGACCTACCTGGGCAGCGGCGACGCCGCTCGCGACACCGCGCTGGAGATCGCCCCGGGCTCGCAGGTGATCGGCCAGCCGCGCCACACCCTGGTCGCTTCGGCCGACTGGCAGGGCCAGGCCTGGGCGTTCGGCCTCTCCGGCCGCTACCTGGGCAAGCGCTACCTGGATGCGTCCAACAGCGCCAGCCTGGACGGCGTCACCACCTTCGACGCGCACCTGGGCCTGAGCCTGTCGGAACTGTCGGCGCAGCTGCAGGGCCTGAAGCTGGACCTCAACGTCAGCAACCTCACCGACAAGCGCTACCTGGAAGGCGTGGACGGCAGCGACAGCGCGTTCATCGCCGCGCCGCGCACGGTCGGCCTGACCCTGACGCTGGATCTGTAA
- a CDS encoding DUF3011 domain-containing protein, with protein MLKRLSGWLLMAGLALASAPAAAQSTRAYAPEDLRQLSVPSRVRVIEREYADQSRGRQIPDDQLEFYLDQIDRGWGFGRIQQDISTSLRGSGGQWRPQPGSNAQTIACSSTDRKRRQCATPFRGRARLVGTLSDSPCIEGQTWGAGPGVVWVDRGCRGRFAEGRGGWGDGGGGNWGGGGNGGSAGPGGTIRCESQDQRQRVCNTGWRNAVLVRQLSDTRCIEGRTWGQRDGAVWVDDGCRGEFAEGRGGGGGGWGPGRPPAGGGDYSVTCSSDDKRLRSCAWDRRQGRPAVIQQLSGTTCVEGRNWGYEGNAVWVKEGCRARFGAR; from the coding sequence ATGTTGAAGCGTCTGAGCGGTTGGCTGTTGATGGCCGGACTGGCCCTGGCCAGCGCGCCGGCGGCGGCGCAAAGCACGCGCGCCTACGCGCCGGAGGACCTGCGGCAGCTGTCGGTGCCGAGCCGGGTGCGGGTGATCGAGCGCGAGTACGCCGACCAGTCGCGCGGCCGGCAGATCCCCGACGACCAGCTGGAGTTCTACCTGGACCAGATCGACCGCGGCTGGGGCTTCGGCCGCATCCAGCAGGACATCTCCACCTCGCTGCGCGGCAGCGGCGGCCAATGGCGGCCGCAGCCGGGCTCGAACGCGCAGACCATCGCCTGCTCCAGCACCGACCGCAAGCGCCGCCAGTGCGCCACGCCGTTCCGCGGCCGCGCGCGGCTGGTCGGCACGCTGTCGGACTCGCCGTGCATCGAAGGCCAGACCTGGGGCGCCGGCCCCGGCGTGGTGTGGGTGGACCGCGGCTGCCGCGGCCGCTTCGCCGAGGGCCGTGGCGGCTGGGGCGACGGTGGCGGCGGCAACTGGGGCGGCGGCGGCAATGGCGGCAGCGCCGGCCCCGGCGGCACCATCCGGTGCGAGAGCCAGGACCAGCGCCAGCGTGTGTGCAACACCGGCTGGCGCAATGCGGTGCTGGTGCGGCAGCTGTCCGACACCCGCTGCATCGAGGGCCGCACCTGGGGCCAGCGCGACGGCGCGGTGTGGGTGGACGACGGCTGCCGCGGCGAGTTCGCCGAAGGCCGCGGCGGCGGTGGCGGCGGCTGGGGTCCGGGCCGTCCGCCCGCCGGCGGCGGCGACTACTCGGTGACCTGCAGCAGCGACGACAAGCGCCTGCGCAGCTGCGCCTGGGACCGCCGCCAGGGGCGCCCGGCGGTGATCCAGCAACTGTCCGGCACCACCTGCGTCGAAGGCCGCAACTGGGGCTACGAGGGCAACGCGGTGTGGGTCAAGGAAGGCTGCCGGGCGCGCTTCGGCGCCCGCTGA
- a CDS encoding zinc ribbon domain-containing protein codes for MPIYAFQCAECGHSFDRLQKLSDPDPDACPSCGAPAVKRQLTAPSFRLSGSGWYETDFKKDGDKKRNLAESGSGGSSSGGDAKPAAAAASTDAPAKPAAAATPAPAAKPAAT; via the coding sequence ATGCCGATCTATGCCTTCCAATGTGCCGAGTGCGGTCACAGCTTCGACCGCCTGCAGAAACTCTCCGATCCCGATCCGGACGCCTGCCCGTCGTGCGGCGCGCCCGCGGTCAAGCGGCAGCTGACCGCGCCGTCGTTCCGGCTGTCCGGCAGCGGCTGGTACGAGACCGATTTCAAGAAGGACGGCGACAAGAAGCGCAACCTGGCCGAGTCCGGCAGCGGTGGCAGCAGCAGCGGCGGCGACGCCAAGCCGGCCGCCGCGGCCGCCTCCACCGACGCCCCGGCCAAGCCGGCGGCGGCCGCCACGCCGGCGCCGGCCGCCAAGCCCGCCGCGACCTGA